In Gouania willdenowi chromosome 17, fGouWil2.1, whole genome shotgun sequence, one DNA window encodes the following:
- the LOC114479766 gene encoding nuclear RNA export factor 1-like codes for MSDSAQDSSSQQRYNPSGRVSWKGDGRMDRDWRRCRGRGWRGSFRGRTRSQIGWFKITIPHGTKYDKNWLVPALQDICSIPYTPIQYHEDHNKVHFYVDNFTTASALSKCSRKVTDCDGYKVEVYVNRSNPPNFLFPDLKVEELEHLKQCMSKRFDGSQQALDLKSVHTDPGDERSRLLIRVPSPILNTENLHQSSSLWSNILWF; via the exons ATGAGCGACAGCGCTCAGGACAGCAGTTCTCAGCAAAGATA CAATCCTTCTGGGAGAGTATCTTGGAAAGGAGACGGCCGTATGGACAGAGATTGGAGACGATGCAGAGGAAGAGGATGGAGAGGATCTTTCAGAGGAAGAACTAGAAGCCAAATTGGCTGGTTCAAAATCACG ATTCCTCACGGCACAAAGTATGACAAGAATTGGTTAGTGCCAGCTCTACAGGACATCTGTTCCATCCCTTACACTCCTATTCAG TACCATGAAGACCACAATAAAGTTCATTTCTACGTTGATAATTTCACCACTGCCAGTGCCCTGAGCAAGTGTTCTCGCAAGGTCACAGACTGTGATGGCTATAAG GTGGAGGTATACGTCAACCGCAGTAATCCCCCCAACTTCCTCTTCCCTGATCTGAAGGTTGAAGAATTGGAACATCTGAAG CAATGCATGTCAAAACGTTTTGATGGCTCACAACAAGCTTTGGATCTGAAAAGTGTTCACACAGACCCAG gagacgagagaagcaggttGCTTATCCGAGTCCCGTCCcctattttgaacacagaaaatttacatcagagctcgtctctctggtcaaacattctttggttctga